The segment GAACGCGATTTTCAGGTCGAGCAGTTTGCCGATCTGCGCAGCGCCCGCGAGGGAGACCCCTCACCGAGGAAAGACGGGACGCTCAAAGCCACGAAAGGCATCGAGGTCGGGCATGTCTTTATGCTCGGCACCAAGTACAGCGAAGCCATGAAGGCCTCCTACCTGGACGCGCAGGGCAAAGAATGCCTGGCCGTCATGGGCTGCTACGGCATCGGCGTCGGACGCACCGCCGCCTCGGCAATCGAGCAGAACCACGACGCAAAAGGCATTATCTGGCCCTTCCCGATCGCGCCTTTCCATGTGCATCTCCTCCCGCTGACCCAATCGGCCCAGACTGCCCAAGTCACTGAACAACTCTACGCGGAACTGCAGGCGGCAGGACTGGAAGTGCTCTGGGACGATCGGGATGAACGGGCTGGCGTGAAGTTCAACGATGCGGACCTGATGGGAGCCCCCTTCCAAGTCGTCGTCGGAGACAAGGGCCTCGCCGAAGGAGTCGTGGAGGTCAAGACCAGAAAAGACGGCGTCAAGATCAAGTTGCCGCCAGCCCAAGTCGTAGCCCATCTCACTCGCGCTCAAACGAGCTAACAGCCAGACCGCCCTCCCATTCCGTCTCCCTGCCGTTGCGCAGGAAGCCCTAGGCTTAAAACTGCCTTTCCCTTGCCTTCCCTTCGCGATCAGCTAGACTGGCATTTGACCTCCACAGTAAAACCAATGTGGTCGCGAACGCTGCGCCCATTCACGCGCTCGAATCGGGCCCTAACCATTGTGTGTGAGCTGCGGGAATTCGCCGAATGCAGACCAAGCCCGTCACCCAAAACCTTCAAGGGCTGCAACAGGAAGTGGCATTCGCCGAGAATGTCAAACGCATCACAGACCAAATCCTGGCGACCAGCGATCTTGACCATATCCTCCTCGACCTGCGTAAAGAAATACTCGGCCTCCTCGACGCCGAAGACCTGACGATCTTCGCCTTCGATTCGGACAAAAAAGAAATTTTCTCCAAGGTCCCGCACCTCGACAGCGTCGAGGAAATCCGTCTTCCCATCACGGAACAAAGCCTGGCCGGGCTCTGTGCAAAATATCTCCGCCCGGTAAACATCGCCGATGCCTATGATCTCGCGGAGCTGCAAGGCGTCCATCCCTCCCTCCTCCACGACACCTCCTATGACAAGCGAACCGGATTCAAAACGACGCAGGTCCTGACCTACCCGATTGTGGCGGAAAATAAGTATTTAATGGGCGTCCTCCAACTGCTCAACAAAAAGAGCGGCGCACGTTTCACCAGAAAAGACGAAGAATCCGTCGCGGAAATCTCGAAGGCCCTCGGCATCGCCCTCTTCAATCTCCGCAAGACCACAAAAAAGAACCCGACAAAATTCGATCTGCTGCTCACAAACAACCGCATCACCCAACAAGAATTGGACAACGCGCTGGCTGAAGCCAAAAAGGGCGGCTCAGACTTCGACAGCATCCTGATTGAGAAACATAAAATCCCAAAGCTGGAGATCGGCAAATCGCTCGCCCAGTTCTACAAATGTCCCTACATCGAGTACAGCGATCGCACGATCGTGGACATCGAACTCCTGAAAAATCTGAATGTCGACTATCTCAAGAAGAACCACTGGATGCCCCTCAAGCGGGACCGCACCTCCATCGAGATTTTAACGGATGACCCGGGCGATCTCGATCGCGTGGCCGACATTAAGCGGACCTTCCCCGGCCTCACCATTCGCTTTGCCATCAGCCTCCGTCGTGACATCGCTCAATTCCTCGCCGCCGCCACAGGACAGGGACCAGGACCGGGAGATCCCAACAGCACCAGAAAGCTGGATGAAAATGTTTCTGACATCCTCGGCGAACTAGCCAACGAGGCCCAAGAGGAGGCGTCGGAGGATGCCGGAGGCGGACTCGACGAAAACGACAATGCCATCGTGCGACTAGCCAACCAGATCATCGCCGATGCCTACCGACAGGGCGCCTCCGATATCCACGTCGAACCCTACGGTGAAAAGCGCGAGACCATCGTCCGGTTCCGGGTCGACGGCGACTGTTTCGAATACATGAAGATCCCCCCCAGCTATCGGCGCGCCATCGTCTCGCGTCTGAAAATTATGGCCAGCCTCGACATTGCCGAGCGCCGCAAACCTCAGGACGGCAAGATCAAATTCAAGATGTCGGAAAACAAAGATATTGAGTTGCGTGTCGCCACGATTCCGACCGCGGGATTTAACGAGGACGTGGTCATGCGTCTGCTCGCCGCCAGTGAGCCCTTGCCACTCGATAAAATGGAGTTTTCCGCACGGAATCTCGCCGCGATCAAGGAGATTGCGGCACGACCCTATGGCATCATTCTCTGCGTCGGGCCAACCGGATCGGGAAAAACCACGACGTTGCACTCCGTCCTCGGCTTCATTAATACGCCGGACCTTAAAATTTGGACAGCGGAAGATCCGGTCGAAATCACCCAGTACGGACTCCGCCAGGTTCAAGTGCAGCCGAAGATCGGCTTCACATTTGCCGCAGCCATGCGTGCGTTCCTACGAGCCGACCCCGACGTCATCATGGTCGGTGAAATGCGCGATAAAGAAACGGCTGAAATCGGCATCGAAGCCTCACTGACCGGCCACCTCGTCATGAGCACCCTCCACACTAATAGCGCCGTGGAAACCGTGACCCGGCTCCTCGACATGGGCTGCGACTCGTTTAGCTTTGCCGATGCCATGTTGGGAGTCCTGGCCCAGCGCCTCACTCGCCGAATCTGCAAAGACTGTAAGGAGCAGTATGTCGGGACACCGGAAGAATATGAAGAAATCCGCCAGGGCTATGGGCCGGAACATTGGGACAAACTCGGCATCCCTCAGGACAAGACCTTCCTCCTGGCTCGCGGAAAAGGATGCGAAACCTGCAATCGCTCTGGCTTTAAGGGGCGGGTCGCGCTGCACGAGCTGCTGCTGGGATCAGACGGAATCAAACGTTTAATTCAGACAAAAGCCCGCACGGAAGAGATGGTGAAAGCGGCTATTGAGGACGGCATGACGACCCTCCTGCAGGACGGAGTGCAAAAAACCCTCCTGGGTTATACCACACTCAAAGAAGTCAAAGCCGTGGCCATCAAATAATCGGCTTCACGGTACCTACGAAAACCTTCGTTTCGATCGATCACACCGGCCCTCAACAAACTGCCCTGAGCTCCCCCTTTCGCCCAAGTCACGAGCAGACAAAAGCCGGACGTCACTGCCCCCACACTCACTCGAACGGCCAGGAAGACATGGAAAGAATGTCATGCTACGTGCCTAGCTAAATACCCTACTTTGACTACAGATTGCCCTCATGGTAATCTGTTCAATCGTACGAGTCAGCACTAGGTCATCGCGCAGCCCCATCTCACTCGCTTATCTCAGCGCGATTGCATCATCAGGACGTGCGGCTCCTACGTTCCATCATATTCTGTGCTCGGATGCCTGGCAGACAGATGGACGGAATGATTTCGGCATTTCTATCCGACCCCCTCATCTCCATCACACGTTTTCCCACGGTGGAGATGCCTGGTTCTACAAAGGAGCACTGATGAAGCTATCCACTGGGTGGCGAGCCGACAAGACGAGGAAGAACCGAGCGCGGGCGACGCGGAAGCCAAAAATCCGATGGGAAGTGCTCGGCCTCCCAATGCCGCTTGATACCAGCCTGACGACCTCGATGGAGGACATCCGCAAACAAGTATCAAATATGGCCAGCCGAGGGTTCGGTCAGGGCACTCGCTCCCGCACGGCTGAGCGAGAAGCAAAGACCACCGTGCATGCTCCAGAATCAACGACCAAGCGACGTCGTGGAGCGACGGAACCGTCGTCATAGTCTGGATAAAATCTAACGGCACGCGAGAGGCGCCTCACAACGAGTCGCCACGCAAAGGAGGGCACCATCGGACGAGCAGGAAAAACAACCATCGCAAAACGAGACCGCGAGAAAGCGAAACAGATTCAGCGGCGCGATAAAGACGCGAAGCGGGAACAGCGCAAGACCGAGAAGCCAGATCGCCCCTCGAACACCGAGGGAGGAGAAGATCCGGATTTGGCAGGGCTTCAGTGGGGCCCACAAGAACCGCTCTACTAAGGATGATGTGAGGGCAGGCCCCGCGCATCACATCACGCCCAACCGACGCCGCCCTCACAAATCGTTCGACGGGAAACCAGGCCAGCCGCGTGGAGGGCAACCACGCGGCGATACAACCATCAGCCTCACGAGGGCACCAGGCCCTCTGCCTCTACCGAGACCAGCAAATCATTTTCAATCGTCGGCATCAGACACCTGAGTCCTGGCACCCCTCTCGCCTGAGAAGCCTACGCTCCCTCAGGCACGGCGGGGCCAGACTGTTGCTGGCGTCGGTCCTCGCCTGGACGGCCCCACCGCTGACGATCGCCCCTGGAACGATCAGCCCCTCCCCTCGAAGGGGAACGATCACCGGGGCACGGGCTTCCCTCTGCCAACGGCACAGCATGCCCCAACAGGGTCTCGATCGCACGCAGCTGATCATGATCCTCAGCCGTCACGAAACTGGTGGCTCGCCCGGTCATCTTCATCCGGGCTGTCCGTCCAATACGATGGATATAGTCCTCCGGAGAGTTCGGCAAGTCGTAATTCACCACATGGCCGATATTCGCCACGTCAATTCCGCGGGCTGCGACGTCCGTTGCGACGAGAATCCTCACTTGCCCGCGCTTAAATCCGTCGAGCGCGCGGAGGCGCTGCGGCAACGTTCGATCGCCGTGGATGACCGCAACGCGGTGACCGGCCTGCTCCAACGTCTGACCGAGTCGATCGACCCGGCTCTTGGTCCGAGCGAACACGAGAACCGTTCCTCGCTCCACCCCCAGCAACGACACCAATAGATTCGTCTTTTCATGGAACGTCGTATAGTGCACCGCCTGCGTGACACCTTCCGCCGTCGTCGAATGAGGCGTCACCATCACACGAACCGCATCCTTCAAGCTCGCCTGAACCAAACGGGTCACATCGGTCGGAAGGGTGGCAGAAAAAAGCAACGTCTGTCGCTCCAGCGGCAAGGCGTCAAGGATCTGATTGATCTGTGGCGCAAAGCCCATATCGAGCATACGGTCAGCTTCGTCCAGCACCAGAATCTTGATGGGAAGCATATTGACCGTCCCGTTCCACATATGGTCCAGCAAGCGCCCCGGCGTGGCGACCAGGATGTCGGGCCGCTGACGCAACCCCCTGATCTGCGCCTGCATATCGCTCCCCCCGACAATGACCGTCGCGGAGATATTGTGGCTCCGGCCCAGCTTCTCGATCGAATCGAAAATCTGCAAGGCCAATTCCCGGGTCGGCGCAAGAATCAACGCCTGCGGATGCCCTTTCGGCAGGGCCGACAGCCGTTCGATCATGGGCACCACAAACGCCGCGGTCTTCCCGGTGCCGGTTTGCGCGCAACCAATGACGTCCCGGCCCTCAAGAGCTGGGGGAATGGCCTGCGCTTGAATGGGAGTCGGAACCAGTAAACCCGCTGCCGTCAAATCCCGCAACAGCGGCTCAGACAAACCAAGGGTGTGAAAACTCGTGTGAACAGAGGTATCCACTGCACTATCCTTTCAGTGTGATCGCATTAAGACGGGATCAGAGAGCCGAGGGGAGAGAAACCAGGAAGGCATCCACTCCAATAGGACCTGGTCGCGATGCGATCGCGAAGTCCGTTATGGTGTATACAGCCGCGCCGCCGGACTACTGCGACTACGATGTAAAAATCATCGTACAGCATGCCTCCCCTGGCGTCAACTTTCATGAAAAAAGAGCGCCGCTCGATGCACTTAAGCAAAAACACTCTCAGTTGTGATTGTGATCTGGACCAGATGCGGCCATAAAAGACGCGTAGCTTCGCTATCCCAACGAAACTATGCTATGGTGAGGGCGGATGAAGGCCGGTCGCTATTCTATCCCTCGCGCCTCGCTTCCCTCCCTCTAGATCCTGCGCGACCGATGCTCTAGTTTCCGCCCTGCTCGGCACAGAGGCCTCTCGGGGCAAGCGCCAAGCTGCGCAGGCTATCCCGCGCAGGACCTTGTCCGGTCTCACGAGCGGCACATCCGGCGCAACAGTGCAGACCTTGATCAAATCGACATGCAGCGTATAATGGCGACTACGGCCACAATACGAACCTCCTCCGGGATTACGAGGCCCTATGAATCAGACGCCCCCACAACGTACGACTCCTCGCTCACCGACGATCGCCCTCACCCCGACCGGCATGCCAATCGCGATCAGCCGACGCTACAACAAGATCTGGACCATCATCCTCTTTTGCGCCATTGCCATGGGTGCCATGATCGGGGTCCCGCTGTATGGATATCTCTATCACTATACCTGGCTAGACTGGTCGCTCTTTGGGCTGCTCTACGTCGTCAGCGGGCTGGGTATTACCGTCGGCTACCATCGACTAATGGCCCATCGCAGCTTCGATTGTCCCAACTGGGTCAAGGGTGCGCTCCTGATCGCAGGCGCCTGGGCCCTGCAAAACTCCGCCATCAAATGGGCCTCCGACCATCTACGCCACCACGCGCATTGCGACGAGGAGAAGGACCCCTACAATGCGCAGCTGGGATTCTGGCATAGCCACTGCGGATGGCTATTCACCCCTGACAAATACGCCGATCCCAAATATGCGACGCGCGTCGCAAACGACCCCGTTGCGATCTGGCAACATCAACATTACCCCCTCCTGGTCCTCTCAGGACTGGCAGGCACGTTCCTCATCGGCTTTCTTCACAACGGCCTCATGGGTGGAGTCGGCTGCTTTCTCCTTGCCGGCCTGGGCCGCACATTTGCCGTGCTGAATTCGACGTTCTGCATCAACTCCGTCTGCCACCTGTGGGGACGACAACCGCACGGCACCTCCGACTCCAGCCGGGATAGCTGGCTGGTCTCCCTCGTGACATTTGGCGAGGGGTACCATAACTACCATCACATGTATCCGACCGACTTCCGAAACGGTCCCAACTGGTACCACTTCGATCCCTCGAAATGGCTCATCCTCGGGCTCGCCTCACTGGGGCTTGCGACATCGCTGCGGACCGGCTCGTATGTCGAAGACCCGCTCGCTCGGACGAACTAACAGGTCACGAAGGGAAGCTGATGGGGAAGCGGGTTCTATACGTGGGAGGGCTCCCGGACAAGGTTTCGGACTGTGAGCTACGCGGGCTCTTCGCCTCCTATGGCCTGGTTGCCAGAGCCTACGTCGTCCGGTTCAAACATACGGGCAAGTCAGCCGGATACGGATTCGTCGAAATGGGATCCGGCGAACAGGCCGTAAGCGCCGTGAGCGCTCTTGAAGGCACCGAATGGGAGGGCCACCTCCTCAGGCTCTATGTGACGCCCTACGCGAACCAGCCTGCCTGATAGAACATCGAACAATCAGCCTGCGAACCCTACACACGTCACGGAGAAGAACTAGCTATGGGCCGCACGAACCTCGACCCGATCATGACCTTTCCCGACGGATCACACCTCTTGATCAGCACCGCCTGCTCAAAAGAAGGAAGCTTTTCCTGCGCCCTCTATATGGCAACTATCGAAGCCGATGACCGAGGGGCCTTCCGCGTCGTCTCCAACCACCTGGACGCAGCCACCTGCCTGGTGGCGCAAGAAGACGCCTACAACTACGCCCAACGCCTCTACCCCCGCTCAGCTGAGACGATGAAAAAGCCCCCCTACCTGATCTGGCACGGCCCCGGCCCCACCGGCAATGCAGATGTCTAGAGCGGACGAGTAAATACTCCAGCGCCAGCTTTCGATCTTCAACCAGCCGACTCTCACCCTGCCCTACTAGACCCCTACAATTCAGCATGACCAGGGGCTATAGCTTTTCATAGACACCTCTGTTAGTATGCTGTTGTCTCATGCGGCGGGCCTCGCATGAAACAGCAAATAGAACGGCCCATCACCGATATTGTTGTTGCCGAGAATCTGATCGGAAGTTCGACCCAAGCCGCTCCATTGTTCGCGTCTTCGGCCCGTTCCTTCCCCTCGTGTATTCGTTCTCGAGTCGCAGACAATATCAATTTCAGAAGGAGGAACCCCCATGGGTTCAAAACTTTATGTCGGCGGGTTGCCCTATGCGGCAACTGAATCACAGCTCACCACCCTCTTTGCCGCGCATGGCACCGTCGAGTCTGCGCGTGTGATCACGGATAAGTTCACCGGGCAATCACGAGGCTTCGGCTTCGTCGAGATGGCCACACAGGAAGAAGCCAAGGCCGCGATTGCGGCATTGAACGGCTCCCAGATGGACGGCCGTCCCCTGACTGTCAATGAAGCCAAGCCCCAAGAGCCCCGCACCGGCGGCGGCGGCGGTGGCGGTGGTCGTTTTGGTAGCGGTGGCGGTGGTGGCGGTGGCGATCGCGGCGGTCGCAGCCGCTTCTAACGAAGCGCTAACCAGCACAAGCTGCAGAAGGGGCGCTTCATCCGAAGCGCCCCTTTTTGTTATAGCCCAGCTCCCCCTATTCAATTCGTCACAACGAACGAAATCCCGTCTAGCGGTCACACTCATACAAACATAACAAGTACCCTTCTCAACGTGGGCACTCGATGCCTCACACGCTATAGGCAACGGCGTGAGTACTTCATGGAATTGTCTAGATTCCAAGGCAAGTACCCTAGCAGGCTGAGCCAAAGCCCTTTCAGCACAACAGAATGGCCTTCCAGCAGGATGCTCAATAAGGCACCCAGCAAGGCCGCAGGCGAGTCAAATCCGGAGACCTGCCCTCTG is part of the Nitrospirota bacterium genome and harbors:
- a CDS encoding ATPase, T2SS/T4P/T4SS family produces the protein MQTKPVTQNLQGLQQEVAFAENVKRITDQILATSDLDHILLDLRKEILGLLDAEDLTIFAFDSDKKEIFSKVPHLDSVEEIRLPITEQSLAGLCAKYLRPVNIADAYDLAELQGVHPSLLHDTSYDKRTGFKTTQVLTYPIVAENKYLMGVLQLLNKKSGARFTRKDEESVAEISKALGIALFNLRKTTKKNPTKFDLLLTNNRITQQELDNALAEAKKGGSDFDSILIEKHKIPKLEIGKSLAQFYKCPYIEYSDRTIVDIELLKNLNVDYLKKNHWMPLKRDRTSIEILTDDPGDLDRVADIKRTFPGLTIRFAISLRRDIAQFLAAATGQGPGPGDPNSTRKLDENVSDILGELANEAQEEASEDAGGGLDENDNAIVRLANQIIADAYRQGASDIHVEPYGEKRETIVRFRVDGDCFEYMKIPPSYRRAIVSRLKIMASLDIAERRKPQDGKIKFKMSENKDIELRVATIPTAGFNEDVVMRLLAASEPLPLDKMEFSARNLAAIKEIAARPYGIILCVGPTGSGKTTTLHSVLGFINTPDLKIWTAEDPVEITQYGLRQVQVQPKIGFTFAAAMRAFLRADPDVIMVGEMRDKETAEIGIEASLTGHLVMSTLHTNSAVETVTRLLDMGCDSFSFADAMLGVLAQRLTRRICKDCKEQYVGTPEEYEEIRQGYGPEHWDKLGIPQDKTFLLARGKGCETCNRSGFKGRVALHELLLGSDGIKRLIQTKARTEEMVKAAIEDGMTTLLQDGVQKTLLGYTTLKEVKAVAIK
- a CDS encoding DEAD/DEAH box helicase, yielding MDTSVHTSFHTLGLSEPLLRDLTAAGLLVPTPIQAQAIPPALEGRDVIGCAQTGTGKTAAFVVPMIERLSALPKGHPQALILAPTRELALQIFDSIEKLGRSHNISATVIVGGSDMQAQIRGLRQRPDILVATPGRLLDHMWNGTVNMLPIKILVLDEADRMLDMGFAPQINQILDALPLERQTLLFSATLPTDVTRLVQASLKDAVRVMVTPHSTTAEGVTQAVHYTTFHEKTNLLVSLLGVERGTVLVFARTKSRVDRLGQTLEQAGHRVAVIHGDRTLPQRLRALDGFKRGQVRILVATDVAARGIDVANIGHVVNYDLPNSPEDYIHRIGRTARMKMTGRATSFVTAEDHDQLRAIETLLGHAVPLAEGSPCPGDRSPSRGGADRSRGDRQRWGRPGEDRRQQQSGPAVPEGA
- a CDS encoding acyl-CoA desaturase, whose protein sequence is MNQTPPQRTTPRSPTIALTPTGMPIAISRRYNKIWTIILFCAIAMGAMIGVPLYGYLYHYTWLDWSLFGLLYVVSGLGITVGYHRLMAHRSFDCPNWVKGALLIAGAWALQNSAIKWASDHLRHHAHCDEEKDPYNAQLGFWHSHCGWLFTPDKYADPKYATRVANDPVAIWQHQHYPLLVLSGLAGTFLIGFLHNGLMGGVGCFLLAGLGRTFAVLNSTFCINSVCHLWGRQPHGTSDSSRDSWLVSLVTFGEGYHNYHHMYPTDFRNGPNWYHFDPSKWLILGLASLGLATSLRTGSYVEDPLARTN
- a CDS encoding RNA-binding protein, whose amino-acid sequence is MGKRVLYVGGLPDKVSDCELRGLFASYGLVARAYVVRFKHTGKSAGYGFVEMGSGEQAVSAVSALEGTEWEGHLLRLYVTPYANQPA
- a CDS encoding RNA-binding protein, producing the protein MGSKLYVGGLPYAATESQLTTLFAAHGTVESARVITDKFTGQSRGFGFVEMATQEEAKAAIAALNGSQMDGRPLTVNEAKPQEPRTGGGGGGGGRFGSGGGGGGGDRGGRSRF